One window from the genome of Candidatus Poribacteria bacterium encodes:
- the cas2 gene encoding CRISPR-associated endonuclease Cas2 — MHYTVAYDIADDKRRNSVAKILKDFGTRIQYSVFECNTDRRALLRLQSRLEKVIDFKEDSITFYHLCAACEKQIDRIGLKKGLDKQSYIV, encoded by the coding sequence ATGCATTACACAGTCGCTTATGACATCGCCGATGACAAGCGTCGGAACAGCGTTGCTAAAATTCTCAAAGACTTTGGGACTCGCATCCAGTATAGTGTTTTTGAATGTAATACGGATCGGCGCGCACTCTTACGCCTGCAAAGCCGATTGGAGAAGGTCATTGATTTTAAAGAGGACTCAATCACCTTTTATCATCTCTGCGCGGCGTGTGAAAAACAGATTGACCGGATAGGTTTAAAAAAAGGACTTGACAAGCAGTCTTATATTGTGTAA
- a CDS encoding type II toxin-antitoxin system RelE/ParE family toxin, whose product MQIVAREVRNYITPEGRNPFREWLTQLRDKRARANVQRRIARLQEGNFGDCRRLNRDLYELRINYGPGYRVYFGIFTSRIVILLCGGQKRTQQRDIVRAQNYWNEIRSRDNEHGNST is encoded by the coding sequence ATGCAAATCGTTGCCAGAGAGGTCCGGAACTATATCACACCAGAGGGACGTAACCCTTTCCGCGAGTGGTTGACACAACTACGGGATAAACGAGCACGTGCAAACGTTCAGAGACGAATTGCACGCCTACAAGAGGGAAACTTTGGTGATTGTAGAAGGTTGAACAGAGATTTATATGAACTGAGGATTAATTACGGCCCGGGATATCGGGTCTATTTTGGTATTTTTACTTCTCGTATCGTTATTCTGCTTTGTGGTGGACAGAAAAGGACGCAACAACGGGATATCGTAAGAGCTCAAAACTATTGGAATGAAATAAGGAGTAGGGACAATGAACACGGAAACTCTACTTGA
- a CDS encoding transcriptional regulator: MNTETLLERTTSFRDDLLKDLADTEFAMYYLEAALADYKADGNTEALWMALRDVVEAQGGIGKLAQRTQANPQHLKNIFASKQKPHLDNLQSILSGLGFQIRLDFAEN; this comes from the coding sequence ATGAACACGGAAACTCTACTTGAGCGGACTACCAGTTTTAGAGATGATCTTTTAAAAGACCTTGCGGATACGGAGTTTGCGATGTATTATTTGGAGGCAGCCTTAGCGGACTATAAAGCAGATGGGAATACAGAAGCACTCTGGATGGCATTGCGTGATGTTGTAGAAGCACAAGGTGGAATTGGTAAGCTCGCCCAACGAACGCAGGCTAATCCCCAGCATCTTAAGAATATATTTGCCTCTAAACAGAAACCTCACTTGGATAATTTGCAAAGCATTCTCTCAGGCTTGGGGTTTCAGATTCGATTGGATTTCGCTGAAAACTAA
- a CDS encoding discoidin domain-containing protein: MKIMLVLAGVMLMIAYLVISPIDIAQAEEVLGEGTESLLGGDLTDPEDDGDPESDSGYNAIFSANDEPGFAGGEFAFNVFDNRLGPSNDKWCCGLGGGIPEEGLHVTAELDAPYGLTHFTVSSANDVPARDPTVWEVQGSNDGENFTTIFSHDGDSFWEQRLQVVLFEAGEDFEVQTTGYRFFRHVTFDTASNPAGAYFQIGEIEYFGDANLTPVDPKAKLTTTWGHIKNAR, translated from the coding sequence ATGAAAATTATGCTGGTATTAGCAGGAGTTATGCTGATGATCGCCTATCTTGTTATCAGCCCGATCGACATAGCACAGGCGGAGGAAGTCTTGGGAGAAGGAACCGAGTCACTCCTCGGAGGCGACCTAACCGACCCGGAAGACGATGGTGACCCTGAATCGGATAGCGGTTACAACGCTATTTTCTCAGCCAACGATGAACCCGGGTTCGCGGGCGGCGAATTTGCCTTTAACGTCTTCGATAACCGTCTTGGCCCCAGCAATGACAAATGGTGCTGCGGACTTGGGGGCGGCATTCCCGAGGAGGGGCTACACGTGACAGCTGAGTTGGACGCACCGTACGGATTGACACACTTCACCGTATCCTCAGCCAACGATGTTCCCGCGAGGGACCCGACAGTGTGGGAAGTTCAGGGGTCAAACGACGGCGAGAATTTTACCACCATCTTTTCTCACGATGGGGATAGCTTTTGGGAACAGCGACTGCAAGTCGTCCTTTTTGAAGCAGGCGAAGATTTTGAAGTCCAAACCACCGGGTATCGGTTTTTTCGGCATGTTACTTTTGACACCGCATCCAACCCGGCTGGGGCGTACTTTCAAATCGGCGAAATTGAGTACTTCGGCGATGCTAATCTTACCCCCGTAGACCCTAAAGCCAAGCTCACAACTACATGGGGACACATCAAAAACGCCCGATAA
- the hflK gene encoding FtsH protease activity modulator HflK, whose product MQDLQELITRQPYTRLVTPKRILYAVLGLIVLGCLATSFYTVEADEIAVVLMFGKSVRQAEPGLHFKLPLGIERAISVPVRKVFKEEFGFRTLRAGVRTQYDTRDYSDESLLLTGDLSIADVEWVVQYKVKDPKMFLFSVRNPQQTLRDLSEAVMSRVVGDRIVTEVLTVGRIEIAAEVEQHLQQLLDMYQTGLDVTTVTLQDVNPPEAVKSAFNAVNEAKQEKERLINEAWRDYNQSVPKAKGVAAQRISEAQGYALKRVNEAQGDADRFKAIRSEYQKAKEVTRRRLYLEAMREVLPQVKEIYVIDGNANTPIPILQLKE is encoded by the coding sequence GTGCAAGACCTCCAAGAATTGATTACACGACAACCCTACACGCGTCTCGTTACTCCGAAGCGGATTTTATACGCCGTTCTGGGTTTGATCGTTTTAGGGTGCTTAGCGACAAGTTTCTATACAGTTGAGGCAGATGAAATTGCAGTCGTACTGATGTTCGGTAAATCTGTCCGGCAAGCCGAACCCGGACTCCACTTCAAGTTACCACTCGGCATTGAGAGAGCCATTAGCGTGCCTGTCCGAAAAGTCTTCAAAGAAGAATTCGGTTTTCGCACCCTTAGAGCCGGTGTCCGTACGCAGTATGACACCCGTGATTACTCGGACGAATCCCTCTTACTGACGGGGGACCTGAGCATCGCCGATGTTGAATGGGTAGTGCAGTATAAAGTCAAAGACCCGAAAATGTTCCTGTTCTCTGTGAGGAATCCACAGCAGACGTTACGCGACCTCTCCGAAGCCGTCATGAGCCGAGTCGTTGGGGATCGGATTGTCACGGAAGTGTTGACTGTCGGACGTATTGAAATCGCGGCGGAAGTTGAACAACACCTCCAACAATTGTTGGATATGTATCAAACCGGATTAGATGTGACAACGGTGACCTTGCAGGATGTGAACCCGCCGGAAGCCGTGAAATCCGCCTTTAACGCCGTTAACGAAGCGAAACAGGAGAAAGAGCGGTTAATCAACGAGGCCTGGCGCGATTACAACCAATCCGTTCCGAAAGCCAAAGGTGTAGCAGCACAAAGGATTTCGGAGGCACAAGGTTACGCACTGAAACGGGTTAACGAAGCGCAAGGCGATGCCGATCGGTTCAAAGCAATCCGTTCGGAGTACCAAAAAGCGAAAGAGGTTACCCGGCGCCGACTCTATCTCGAAGCGATGCGAGAAGTGTTGCCACAGGTGAAAGAGATTTATGTCATTGACGGGAACGCCAATACCCCCATCCCAATCCTGCAACTCAAAGAATAA
- the hflC gene encoding protease modulator HflC, protein MKSKIVLIPLIIIGVLAVVLASGVFYTVYEGEQVVITEFGRPVGQPIVTAGLKIKTPFIQQVHRFEKRVLEWDGSPNQIPTKDKRFIWLDTTARWRIKDALKFYQALGTEVFAQSRLDDIIDSAARDLVTAQLLIEVVRDSNRVLSLDLEVLEGEEGQTGEPLEEIQIGREQITRMVLEKVQETVPQFGIELVDVRIKRINYVDEVRKKVFDQMISERQRISEKYKSEGEGEAADIMGQKQKELERIQSEAYKEAEQIKGDADAQAIQIYAEAHGQDPEFFAFIQTLETYRQTTGESTKLILTTDSDLYRYLKNSE, encoded by the coding sequence ATGAAATCGAAAATAGTGCTTATACCCTTGATTATTATTGGGGTTCTGGCAGTAGTGCTTGCGTCAGGCGTATTCTATACTGTTTATGAAGGTGAGCAGGTCGTGATTACCGAGTTCGGCCGTCCTGTTGGGCAACCGATCGTCACGGCTGGATTAAAAATAAAAACGCCTTTTATTCAGCAGGTGCACCGCTTTGAGAAACGGGTACTTGAGTGGGATGGTTCGCCGAATCAGATTCCGACAAAGGACAAGAGGTTCATCTGGTTGGATACCACGGCGCGCTGGCGTATTAAGGATGCCCTCAAATTCTATCAGGCACTCGGAACAGAAGTATTCGCACAGTCCCGCTTGGATGACATTATCGATTCCGCTGCGCGAGATTTGGTGACAGCACAACTCCTGATTGAAGTCGTCCGAGATTCAAATCGGGTGTTGAGTCTCGATCTCGAGGTCCTGGAAGGAGAGGAGGGCCAGACTGGTGAACCTTTAGAAGAGATTCAGATTGGCAGAGAGCAGATTACACGGATGGTTCTCGAAAAAGTCCAAGAAACCGTTCCACAATTCGGCATCGAACTCGTTGATGTTCGGATCAAACGCATTAACTATGTAGACGAGGTTCGCAAAAAAGTCTTTGACCAAATGATTTCGGAGCGTCAACGGATCTCTGAGAAGTACAAGTCAGAGGGTGAAGGCGAAGCCGCCGACATCATGGGACAGAAGCAGAAGGAGTTGGAGCGGATACAATCTGAAGCCTATAAAGAAGCCGAGCAGATTAAAGGGGATGCCGATGCACAAGCCATCCAAATCTACGCCGAAGCACACGGGCAAGACCCGGAGTTTTTCGCCTTTATTCAGACCTTAGAAACGTATCGACAGACAACGGGTGAAAGCACGAAACTCATTCTGACGACAGATAGCGACCTCTATCGGTATCTTAAGAACAGCGAATAG